Sequence from the Amycolatopsis sp. NBC_00345 genome:
GGACATCGCCCGCGAGGCCGCGGACGAGATCGTCGACGCCCTGTGCGCGCTGCGCCTCGACCGTTACGGCGGCATCACGCTCGAGGCACTGGACACGGCGCTGTCCGACGCGGCCGACGCCGCGGAGGAGGCCGCGCCCGGTGAGGGCGCGGATGCCGTGGTGTGGCAGGAACTGCTGGGCCGCACGGGCGAGGAGTCGCGCTGGAACCTGACGTTCCAGGCGTTCCTGGTGATCGCGTGCCTGCTCGCGGCCGTCGGGGTCGTCACGGACTCGGCGGTCACGATCGTCGGCGCGATGGTGGTGGGGCCCGAATTCGGGCCGCTGGCCGCGATCGCGGTCGGCCTGGTGCTGCGCCGGCGCGACCTGATCGGCCGGGCCGGGGTGGCTCTCCTGATCGGCTTCCCGGTCTCGATGGTCGTCACGCTCGGCGCGGCGCTGCTGGGCTCCGTGACCGGGGTCTTCGATCCCTCGGCGATCGTGGACAACCACGAGGTCGACTTCGTCTACCAGGTCGGGGTCGCGTCGTTCGTCGTCGCGCTGCTCGCCGGCGCGGCGGGCATGCTGGCGATGACCTCGGCGAAGTCCGCCGCGCTGGTCGGGGTCTTCATCTCGGTGACCACGGTGCCGGCGGCCGGTTACGCCATGGTGGCCGCGGTGGCCGGGCGCTGGGACCGCACCGGCTACTCGCTCCTGCAGCTGCTGGTCAACCTGCTCGGGATCGTGCTCGCCGCGGCCGTGGTTCTCTTGGTGCGCCGCCGCAAACAGAGTTCTTCCGCGTTGACGCGACCGCTTTCGCCCGGATGACGAGGCAAACGGGTCACTTCGCACTTCGGGATCGGTTCGGTGTTTTCCCACTGCTCGCGCTGGGTAAGGAAAAGCGGTGAACCATCGCAGAGGAGTCCCCGCCGCGCCGGTACCCACGGTTTCCCGGATCGGTTCAGGTGGCAGGCGGACCAGCGCGGAACCGCGCCCGATACGGCCATTCCGCTGATCCTTCGCCTCAACAAGCAACGTTGCGGCGCTTTGTCACGTCCCGCTTTTCTGCAAGGAAGCAGTTTGCGCATGGGAAGCAGTTCGCGTCCCGCTGCCCGGATCAGTGTGGTCATGGTTGCTCAGTCACGAGTAGGGTCGGTGCCAATGACAGTCGACACCTCCTCCACCGACGATTCCACCGTCGGTGCGGGAGCCGAGCCCGTCGCCGCGGCGATCGCGGCGGGGGAAAGCGTGTTATCGCGCCGCTTCGGCAGCGCGATCACGCTCGTGTCGCCCGAGAACCTCGCCGGCAGCGGGCCCGCGACGGTGCTGCGGGCGCGGGTCGTTTCCTCGTCCTTCGCGCTGCCGCGCACGTTGGTCATCAAGCACTACCCGGATCCGCCGGAGCCCGGTTACGCCGACCCGTTCGCGCAGGAGGCGGTGAGCTACCAGCTCTTCACCGCGCTCTCGCCCGACGAGCGGATGTGCCCCGAACTGCTTGCGCACGACGGCCGCCAGCGGGTGCTCGTGATCGAGGACCTCGGCCGCGCCCCGACGTTGCACGACAAGCTCTCCGCGCGTGATTCCCGCGCGGCGGAGCGGGCGCTGCTGTCGTGGGCCCGTTCGCTCGGCCGGCTGCACGCGAGCACCGCGAGCCGCGAGGCCGACTTCAACGCGCTCCTGCGCCGGCTCGGCGGCCCGGTCCGCAACGAGGACAACGACCTCGCCGAAACCCTCGACGAGGTCCCGCCGCTGCTCGAGGAACTGCTGGGCATCGTCACGCCGGAGCCGATCCGCGCGCGCGTGGCGGAGTCCGTGGCGCTGGCGCGGTCGGCGGCGTTCCGCGCGTTCAGCCCGTCGGAGCTGAGCCCGGAGAACAACCTGGTCACCGGCTCGGGCGTGCGCTTCCTGGACTTCGAGCGCGGCCGCGTCCGCACGGCACTGGTGGACGCCGCGTACCTGCGCCTGCCGTTCGCCTCGTGCGACGACGCCCTCGCGTTGCCCGCGGGGATGAGCGAGGCGATGATCGCCGCGTGGCGCGCCGAAGTGGTCGGCGTCTGGCCCTCCTTCGCGGACGACGAGGAACTCGCGGCCCAGCTGACGGTCAGCGAGCTGCTGCTCGTCTGGCTCATCACCAGCGACATGCTCCCGACCCTGGACCTCACCCGCCACGCGACGCCGGTCAGCCGCGAGGCCGCGCTGGTCACCTGGTGGCGCGAGCTGGCGAAACACGCTGGTTACGCGCGCCTCACCGACATCGCCGAGCACGCCACCCGCGTGGCCGCCGCGCTGGGCGCCCGGCTGGGCCCTCACGCCGACCTGGCCTTTTACCCCGCCTTTCGCTGACAGCCCGGCCGGAACCGCCGACGTGCGCTGACGCGCGCCGGCGGGTGGGCCACGCCGTGGTTCTCGCCCGTACGCCCCCGAGCGGCTGGGGGACAGTGCCGCTGTGTGCCCACGCACGGCTTGGCACGGCCGTGTGACCGTTTCGCGCCGTGAATCCGCTTTCCCGGCGAAAACCCGTGTGACCGGGTTGTCCTTTCCGAAGGACCGGGCCCGGGGCGTGCCAAGAGTTCCCCGCCCCGTCCATGCCGCGTTACCTCACCATCACCGAGGGTGGGTTTCGGTGCCGGATGGTCTTTCGCGTGACCGTGATCAGTGTCCAAGTCACCCAGGTTCCGCAGCCCGCCGCGTCGCCGGAACCGCGGGAGCCTGCCGCACCGCGGGAATCCGCAGCGCCGCTGAAGAACGCGCGGCGCCTCGCCGTGCTCGGGGACTCCACCGCGGTGGGCCTCGGCGACCCGCTGCCGCACCGGGGCGGCTGGCGCGGGGTCGGGCCGCTCGTCGCCGAGGCGCTGGGCGTCGGCGAGGACGGCTACCTCAACCCGTCCTTCACCGGTGCCCGCATGAACTGTGTGCTCTCCCAGCAGCTACCGCTCGTGCTGGCGCACCGGCCGGACGTCGCGCTGATGGTGGTCGGCATGAACGACACGCTGCGCCCCGACTTCGACGCGGCGCGAATCTCCGCCGACCTCACCGAGATCATCCGCACGCTCGCCGCGGCCGGCACCACGGTCGTGCCCGTGCGGTTCCACGACCACGGCAAGGTGTTCCGCCTGCCGCAGGCGCTCAAGCGGGCGCTCAGCGCGCGGGTCGCCGAGCTGAACGCCGCCATCGACTCGGTCGTCGCCACCGAGGGCGTGCCCTGCCTCGACCTCGACACGATGCCCGGCGCCTACGACCTCACCGCGTGGAGCGTCGACCGCCTGCACCCCTCGGAACTCGGCCACCGGATGCTCGCGGTGGGCTTCACCGCGCTGCTCGCCGACGCCGGGTTCGCCGTGCCGGAGCCGGTCAGCCTGACCTGCTCGGGCGGCGTGGAACCGAGCGCCGCGGGGCACTTCGGCTGGCTGGTGGCCAAGGGCGTGCCGTGGCTGTGGCGTCGGGGACGCGAATTCCTGCCCTACGCCGCGGTGATCATGTGGCGCTCGTTCCGCGGGCACGCGGGCTGAACACCCGCAGCGCTTCGGCGTCCGAGACCGGGTGCCGCACGAAGTAGTCCGCGAACTCCCCGACGTCCTCGTACCCCGATTCCGCGACGAGCTGCCGGCACGCTTTCTCGGCGTCGTAAGGAGTTCGCCGAAGTTCGACGCCCGGGCCGAGCCGCGCCCAGTGCGCACCCGTTGTCCCGTAAGGCATTCCGACGCTGCCGGGGTTGACCACGCGGCGCCGGTCGGCGAGCCGGGTGAACGGCATGTGCGTGTGCCCGCACACCACGGTCGGGGCGGTGACGCCTTCGAGCACCTCCGCCCAGCGCGAAAGTGGACTGTCGACGAGCACTACTTCCTCGTCGTCACGCGGTGTCGCGTGGCAGAACAGCACCTCGCCGAGCCCGTCGATGTCCAGCGTGACGGTGAGTGGCAGCCCCGCCAGCAGCCGCACCTGGTCAGGCCTCAGCCGCGCGGCGGCCCACGGCGCGATCGGGTCCGGGATGCTCGTCGTCCCGCCGCCGGCCAGCGTGACCAGCTCGCGGTCGGCGTTGCCGCGCACCCAGACCGCGCGGTCGCCGAGCGCCACGAGCCGGTCCAGCGTCGGCACCGGAAGCGGTCCCGCCGCGTGGTCGCCGCACAGCACCACGACGTCGGCCGCTTGCACGTCCGGCTCCGCCAGCACGGCGTCGAGCGCCGGCAGCACGCCGTGGATGTCCGAGAGCACCGCGACCGAGGAGGGCATCGGCCCAGCCTGCCCGCCGCCAGGCCGTCGGCGAAGGGTGTTCGCCGACGGCGCAAGGACTTCAGGCCTGCAGCGGCAGCACCTTCACCCCGGTCATGTTGGGGTTGGGCTGGAACGTCGGCGGCTCGCCCGGGATCGTGCGCAGCGACGGGTACCGGTCCAGCAGGACGTTCAGCGCCACCCGGCCTTCCAGCCGCGCGAGTGGCGCCCCGATGCAGAAGTGGACGCCGCGGCCGAACGCCAGGTGCGGGTTCTCCGCACGCGTCGGGTCGAACACGCCGGGGTCGGGGAACTGCCGCGCGTCCCGGTTGGCCGCGGCGACCCACAACAGGAGCATCTGGTCGGCGGGGATGGTCGTGCCGCCCAGCTCCACCTCGGTGGTGGTGACGCGGGCGACGGCGGAGAACGGCGACAGGAACCGCAGCGACTCCTCGATCACCGGCGGCACCAGCGCGCGGTCGGCGCGGGCCCGGCCGGCCCACTCCGGGAACGCGTCGAGGCACAGCACGGTGTTGCCGAGCAGCATCGTGGTCGTGATGTGCCCGGCGATCAGCAGCACGTTCGCGAAGTTGACGATTTCCGCGCGGTTGAGCCGTTCCCCGTCGACCTCGGCCTCCACCAGCTTGGTGAGCAGGTCCTCCCGCGGGTGCTTCCGGCGCTCGTCGGCGTGCCCGCCGAGGTAGTCGGTGAAGTTGCGGGTGATCCTCAGCTGCTCCTGGAACAGCTTCTCCTGCTCCTCGGTCCGCTCGCCGAGGGAGATCTGGTCGCTGCTGCTGAACAGCTGCTCCACCCAGTCCC
This genomic interval carries:
- a CDS encoding cytochrome P450 — encoded protein: MTTTLPSTWAVHHDQFWLRGVQPAGPVEFKEELGTWNVYGHAEAHQALSDPATFSSDTKRLVPAASEKDLAEFTEGNLLQMDPPFHNKMRKLVSRAFTPKVVADLEPRIEQITRELLDAAAGRDRLELVEDLAYPLPVIVIAELLGVPASDRELFRDWVEQLFSSSDQISLGERTEEQEKLFQEQLRITRNFTDYLGGHADERRKHPREDLLTKLVEAEVDGERLNRAEIVNFANVLLIAGHITTTMLLGNTVLCLDAFPEWAGRARADRALVPPVIEESLRFLSPFSAVARVTTTEVELGGTTIPADQMLLLWVAAANRDARQFPDPGVFDPTRAENPHLAFGRGVHFCIGAPLARLEGRVALNVLLDRYPSLRTIPGEPPTFQPNPNMTGVKVLPLQA
- a CDS encoding metallophosphoesterase family protein: MPSSVAVLSDIHGVLPALDAVLAEPDVQAADVVVLCGDHAAGPLPVPTLDRLVALGDRAVWVRGNADRELVTLAGGGTTSIPDPIAPWAAARLRPDQVRLLAGLPLTVTLDIDGLGEVLFCHATPRDDEEVVLVDSPLSRWAEVLEGVTAPTVVCGHTHMPFTRLADRRRVVNPGSVGMPYGTTGAHWARLGPGVELRRTPYDAEKACRQLVAESGYEDVGEFADYFVRHPVSDAEALRVFSPRARGTSAT
- a CDS encoding phosphotransferase, which codes for MTVDTSSTDDSTVGAGAEPVAAAIAAGESVLSRRFGSAITLVSPENLAGSGPATVLRARVVSSSFALPRTLVIKHYPDPPEPGYADPFAQEAVSYQLFTALSPDERMCPELLAHDGRQRVLVIEDLGRAPTLHDKLSARDSRAAERALLSWARSLGRLHASTASREADFNALLRRLGGPVRNEDNDLAETLDEVPPLLEELLGIVTPEPIRARVAESVALARSAAFRAFSPSELSPENNLVTGSGVRFLDFERGRVRTALVDAAYLRLPFASCDDALALPAGMSEAMIAAWRAEVVGVWPSFADDEELAAQLTVSELLLVWLITSDMLPTLDLTRHATPVSREAALVTWWRELAKHAGYARLTDIAEHATRVAAALGARLGPHADLAFYPAFR
- a CDS encoding SGNH/GDSL hydrolase family protein, whose protein sequence is MVFRVTVISVQVTQVPQPAASPEPREPAAPRESAAPLKNARRLAVLGDSTAVGLGDPLPHRGGWRGVGPLVAEALGVGEDGYLNPSFTGARMNCVLSQQLPLVLAHRPDVALMVVGMNDTLRPDFDAARISADLTEIIRTLAAAGTTVVPVRFHDHGKVFRLPQALKRALSARVAELNAAIDSVVATEGVPCLDLDTMPGAYDLTAWSVDRLHPSELGHRMLAVGFTALLADAGFAVPEPVSLTCSGGVEPSAAGHFGWLVAKGVPWLWRRGREFLPYAAVIMWRSFRGHAG
- a CDS encoding DUF389 domain-containing protein gives rise to the protein MLHLRAVCPPERTTEVVGFLRAHAGTAHLVVHRGVAVQPEGDLIEADIAREAADEIVDALCALRLDRYGGITLEALDTALSDAADAAEEAAPGEGADAVVWQELLGRTGEESRWNLTFQAFLVIACLLAAVGVVTDSAVTIVGAMVVGPEFGPLAAIAVGLVLRRRDLIGRAGVALLIGFPVSMVVTLGAALLGSVTGVFDPSAIVDNHEVDFVYQVGVASFVVALLAGAAGMLAMTSAKSAALVGVFISVTTVPAAGYAMVAAVAGRWDRTGYSLLQLLVNLLGIVLAAAVVLLVRRRKQSSSALTRPLSPG